One window of Dyadobacter sandarakinus genomic DNA carries:
- a CDS encoding LLM class flavin-dependent oxidoreductase, whose product MELGISSFAEITPDGLPGKAVNAHTRMQQLLEEIKLADEVGLDVYAVGEHHRPDFLISAPEVVLAAAAAMTKNIRLSSAVTVLSSADPVRTFQNFATLDLISGGRAEILAGRGSFIESFPLFGYELDDYNALFSEKLNLLLEINKNEKVTWKGRHRAPINNLGVYPRPYQSELPIWIGVGGTPASAARAGKLNLPMTLAILGGPPDRFVSFSDIFRRSAREAGHDVSGLQLGINTHFYVAETSQQAADEFYPPYQLLMNRVGRERGWSRLTRDQYEYSRTYGPLTVGSPAEVTEKILHFHELFGNTRYLAQMVNGQDLPHEKNLKAIELFGTIVAPAVRKALALSGETKVGPEDKG is encoded by the coding sequence ATGGAACTTGGGATCAGTTCATTTGCAGAAATTACGCCCGACGGCCTGCCCGGCAAGGCAGTGAATGCACATACCCGGATGCAGCAGCTTCTGGAAGAAATCAAGTTGGCCGATGAAGTAGGGCTGGACGTGTATGCGGTTGGCGAACATCACCGGCCCGATTTCCTTATTTCGGCACCGGAGGTGGTGCTTGCCGCGGCGGCCGCCATGACCAAAAATATCCGGCTTTCCAGTGCCGTGACCGTGCTTAGCTCGGCCGATCCCGTCCGCACTTTCCAGAATTTCGCCACACTCGACCTCATATCCGGTGGCCGGGCAGAGATCCTGGCGGGAAGAGGATCGTTCATTGAATCGTTCCCGCTGTTCGGGTACGAACTGGACGATTACAATGCACTGTTCAGCGAAAAGCTCAACTTGCTTTTAGAGATCAACAAAAATGAAAAAGTAACCTGGAAAGGACGCCACCGCGCGCCGATCAATAACCTGGGTGTGTACCCGCGGCCCTACCAGTCCGAGCTGCCGATCTGGATTGGTGTAGGCGGGACACCTGCCTCCGCAGCACGCGCAGGCAAGCTCAACCTGCCCATGACCCTGGCCATACTCGGCGGGCCGCCCGATAGGTTTGTGTCGTTCTCCGATATTTTTCGCCGGTCGGCCCGGGAGGCGGGGCATGATGTTTCCGGATTACAGCTGGGTATCAATACCCACTTTTACGTTGCAGAAACGTCGCAGCAGGCAGCTGACGAATTTTATCCGCCTTATCAACTGCTGATGAACCGCGTAGGCCGGGAACGTGGCTGGTCGCGCCTGACCCGTGATCAGTACGAATATAGCCGCACATACGGTCCGCTCACCGTCGGTAGCCCGGCAGAAGTCACGGAAAAAATCCTGCATTTCCATGAGTTGTTCGGCAATACGCGCTACCTGGCGCAGATGGTCAATGGCCAGGATCTTCCGCATGAGAAGAACCTGAAAGCCATTGAACTGTTTGGAACCATCGTAGCACCGGCCGTGCGCAAAGCATTGGCATTGTCTGGCGAAACAAAAGTGGGCCCGGAAGATAAAGGATAG
- a CDS encoding glycoside hydrolase family 15 protein, whose product MQSQAGYQRIEDYGIIGNMKTVALVSMNGSIDFMSFPTFDSPTVFASLLDHQRGGSFSVAPMISDFTTSQLYLPGTAVLLTRFFSEDGIVEVTDYMPVKNGHAIKSNAIVREIKSVRGNIRYQVRCAPAFDYGTVGHSCKLEDNELTFRSDTAEPTLLRLLADVPLEVRENAGYAEFTVKQSETAYLVLECGYDKIEESNPIDFYKLHTYKDTIDFWRGWSTQSTYKGRWKEAVNRSAITLKLLTSSEQGSMVAAATFSLPETIGGGRNWDYRFTWIRDAAFTMYAFLRLGYTDEATAFLQWIHDRSEEDKLYLMYSIDGKHDLDERELDHLEGYKQSKPVRVGNAARDQLQIDIYGELIDTVYIYNKQHTAITYEFWETIVKQVECVKEVWNQADHGIWEIRNIKKEFLHSRLMCWVAMDRAIKIAEFRSFPYPQAEWQQLRDQIYLDIYHNFWNEEVGAWVQYRGADKVDASVLLMSLMHFISPLEPRWLSTMKVVEKQLGLDVLLYRYRNGDDQFDGLGGEEGTFNMCSFWYIESLAKSGEVAKALDSFEKMNGYANHLGLFSEQISHKAEHLGNFPQAFTHLALISAALELDKQLDRH is encoded by the coding sequence ATGCAGTCACAAGCGGGATACCAGCGGATTGAAGATTATGGAATTATCGGCAACATGAAGACCGTTGCCCTGGTCAGTATGAATGGTTCAATCGACTTTATGTCGTTCCCAACTTTCGACTCACCCACTGTATTTGCCAGCTTGCTCGATCACCAGCGCGGGGGCAGTTTTTCGGTAGCCCCGATGATCAGCGATTTTACCACCAGCCAGCTTTACCTGCCGGGAACTGCAGTATTGCTCACCCGTTTTTTTTCTGAGGACGGGATTGTAGAAGTAACGGATTACATGCCTGTGAAAAACGGACATGCCATCAAATCCAATGCGATTGTACGCGAGATCAAAAGTGTGCGGGGCAACATCCGGTACCAGGTTCGCTGCGCACCTGCGTTCGACTATGGTACCGTCGGACATAGCTGCAAGCTGGAAGACAACGAGCTGACCTTCCGGTCGGATACGGCCGAACCTACGCTGCTGCGCCTCCTGGCCGACGTGCCGCTGGAAGTGCGTGAAAATGCAGGATATGCTGAGTTTACAGTAAAGCAATCCGAAACCGCCTACCTCGTACTGGAATGTGGTTACGATAAAATTGAAGAATCCAATCCCATTGATTTTTACAAGTTACATACCTACAAGGACACCATCGATTTCTGGCGGGGATGGAGCACACAATCGACCTACAAGGGACGCTGGAAGGAAGCTGTAAACCGGTCGGCGATCACGCTCAAACTTCTGACATCTTCGGAGCAGGGCTCCATGGTGGCTGCGGCTACGTTCAGCCTGCCGGAGACGATTGGCGGCGGGCGCAACTGGGACTATCGCTTTACCTGGATCCGGGATGCGGCTTTCACGATGTATGCATTTCTCCGGCTGGGATATACAGACGAAGCTACTGCATTCCTGCAATGGATCCACGACCGCAGCGAGGAGGATAAGCTTTACCTGATGTATTCGATTGATGGTAAGCATGATCTGGACGAACGTGAGCTGGACCACCTCGAAGGCTACAAACAATCGAAGCCTGTGCGGGTGGGCAATGCAGCCCGGGATCAGCTGCAGATAGATATTTACGGCGAGCTGATTGATACGGTTTACATCTACAACAAGCAGCACACAGCCATTACCTATGAGTTCTGGGAGACCATCGTGAAGCAGGTTGAATGTGTGAAGGAGGTATGGAACCAGGCGGATCACGGTATCTGGGAAATCAGGAACATCAAAAAAGAATTTCTGCACAGCAGGCTCATGTGCTGGGTAGCCATGGACCGGGCAATCAAGATTGCCGAGTTCAGGTCGTTTCCATATCCGCAGGCCGAGTGGCAGCAGCTGCGTGACCAGATTTACCTCGACATTTACCATAACTTCTGGAATGAAGAGGTAGGTGCATGGGTACAGTACCGGGGTGCCGATAAGGTGGACGCCAGTGTGCTGCTGATGTCACTCATGCATTTCATATCTCCGCTGGAACCACGCTGGCTCTCTACGATGAAGGTTGTGGAAAAGCAGCTCGGGCTCGACGTACTCCTGTACCGTTACCGGAATGGCGACGACCAGTTTGACGGACTTGGAGGGGAGGAGGGCACATTCAACATGTGTTCGTTCTGGTATATCGAGTCGCTTGCCAAAAGCGGGGAAGTGGCCAAAGCGCTGGATAGTTTTGAAAAAATGAACGGATATGCCAATCACCTGGGTCTTTTCAGTGAGCAGATCAGCCACAAGGCTGAGCACCTCGGCAACTTTCCACAGGCATTTACCCACCTGGCCCTGATCAGCGCAGCGCTCGAACTCGACAAGCAGCTCGACCGGCATTAG
- a CDS encoding AraC family transcriptional regulator, with amino-acid sequence MFTENAVLPFDISIEELSVWNKRPHQHTFFELVYVEKGEGMQCINKNMLPYGPGAIFLLPPYDCHSFEIRAKSSFVFIRFKALFFGKNAWNRTDYSDWFTNLHYILSSYNRQPGDILASSTDKMLAVSLIHSIRHEFMQNEDDSEPIIRTNMVALMNLIVRNFERTFRQSHQGGDRQPGDMLHYIQYNLFDNEKLRIDALAERFNLSANYVSEYFKKKTGESLKEYILRARVNVAQSRMQHSGQSIKEIAWELGFTDASHLSKVIKKYDPAQQACTATTW; translated from the coding sequence ATGTTTACCGAAAATGCAGTACTGCCTTTTGACATCAGCATAGAGGAACTCTCAGTCTGGAATAAAAGACCGCACCAGCACACCTTCTTTGAGCTTGTTTATGTAGAAAAAGGCGAGGGAATGCAATGTATCAACAAAAACATGCTGCCTTATGGCCCCGGTGCGATTTTTCTGCTGCCTCCCTATGACTGCCACAGTTTTGAGATCCGCGCTAAAAGCTCGTTTGTGTTTATCCGTTTCAAGGCATTGTTTTTCGGAAAAAATGCATGGAACCGCACCGATTACAGCGATTGGTTCACCAACCTGCACTACATCCTCAGCAGCTATAACCGGCAGCCCGGTGACATCCTGGCGTCGTCCACCGATAAAATGCTGGCTGTGAGCCTGATTCATAGTATCCGGCACGAGTTTATGCAAAACGAAGATGACTCCGAGCCGATCATCCGCACCAATATGGTGGCGCTGATGAACCTGATCGTCCGGAACTTTGAACGTACTTTCCGCCAGTCGCACCAGGGCGGCGACCGGCAGCCGGGCGATATGCTGCATTACATTCAGTACAACCTGTTTGACAATGAAAAGCTGCGTATAGATGCACTCGCGGAACGGTTCAATCTTTCTGCCAACTATGTCAGCGAGTACTTCAAGAAGAAAACCGGGGAGAGCCTGAAAGAATATATCCTGCGTGCAAGGGTCAATGTAGCGCAGAGCCGTATGCAGCATTCAGGACAAAGTATCAAGGAGATAGCCTGGGAGCTCGGATTTACCGATGCCAGTCACCTGTCCAAAGTCATCAAGAAATACGATCCCGCTCAGCAGGCATGTACCGCCACGACCTGGTAG